A genome region from Erythrolamprus reginae isolate rEryReg1 chromosome 4, rEryReg1.hap1, whole genome shotgun sequence includes the following:
- the CREBZF gene encoding CREB/ATF bZIP transcription factor, translated as MRHSLAQLLAASSGQGKPGEAVAACSLPSPGAERRPEEETQAAVAMTEDSLEDPDDADLLLPAGLELDAWLEAAVGGEDCEASPPAYWGGASPPDEQPSSSSRTTRPGSSNRLKAAAAARLNRQKKKLYVQGLEARLQGLAAENRQLRDRNRGLCRRLRDLERETGYLRAVLANQSALGRLLGRLAGGGDGNGSLGLRMRISTSLFRETAAGACGENGDHDYALPIPAEEPTEKLPSSSSSSSASSASIPGGVCLHVDRDHLSVEFCSLCAKRAASSETLAAAAASSPLLPPLAAASSLLSKIFSFRCLPCQAPLCRG; from the exons ATGCGCCACAGCTTGGCCCAGCTCTTAGCGGCCTCGTCGGGGCAAGGAAAACCCGGAGAGGCGGTCGCGGCCTGCTCGCTTCCAAGCCCGGGGGCCGAGCGGCGGCCTGAGGAGGAGACCCAAGCGGCGGTGGCGATGACGGAGGATTCCCTGGAAGACCCGGACGATGCCGACCTACTCTTGCCCGCGGGCCTGGAGCTGGACGCCTGGCTGGAAGCGGCGGTGGGCGGCGAAGACTGCGAGGCTTCCCCTCCGGCCTACTGGGGCGGGGCGAGCCCGCCGGACGAGCAGCCTTCCAGTTCTTCTAGGACGACGCGGCCGGGCAGCAGCAACCGACTGAAAGCGGCGGCGGCAGCTCGCCTGAACCGGCAGAAGAAGAAGCTCTACGTGCAGGGCCTGGAGGCGCGGCTGCAAGGCCTGGCGGCCGAGAACCGTCAGCTGCGCGACCGCAACCGGGGCCTCTGCCGACGCCTGCGCGACCTGGAGCGGGAGACGGGCTACCTGAGGGCCGTGCTGGCCAACCAGAGCGCTTTGGGCCGCTTGCTCGGACGCTTGGCCGGCGGCGGCGACGGCAACGGCAGCCTGGGTCTCCGCATGAGGATCAGCACCAGCCTCTTCCGAGAGACGGCGGCCGGAGCCTGCGGCGAGAACGGCGACCACGATTACGCGCTCCCCATCCCGGCGGAAGAACCGACGGAGaagctcccctcttcctcctcctcctcgtcggcGTCTTCGGCCTCCATCCCCGGCGGCGTTTGCCTCCACGTGGACCGCGACCACCTTTCGGTGGAGTTTTGCTCTCTATGCGCCAAGCGGGCGGCCAGCTCGGAGACTTTGGCCGCCGCCGctgcttcttctcctcttcttcctcctcttgctgCTGCTTCCTCCTTGCTCTCCAAAAT TTTCTCTTTTAGGTGCTTGCCCTGCCAGGCTCCGTTGTGTAGGGGTTAA
- the CCDC89 gene encoding coiled-coil domain-containing protein 89, with protein sequence MPQDGKSPTIPKEMEGELEWSMGDPFDQLEKLHGLPDEEKGEKALLRSRLNEQSQLICILKKRADDQLLRCKALEQINAELEQTKTCDSLRLENQTRRIQHLEQRFMDLAANHEEMIRFKDEHKRQNKQLREENGRLRQENESLFSQPLKDKEVELVRLSSEFKKLSTETEALKKAYQQRCRSAEEREKELLESQREQTRVYTKEIASLKRQLDALEKKQKPTLDQLQQTERQLRETESTLQAKVEVLAQEKEDLLNLAMERGKVLQEKQREISELEKKAEDMEKAKQAAELRFETEAAMVDSNLRVRDLKRRLEGTEQAYSELRMHFEAYRKHSTELLNKEKELNTKLRHFMA encoded by the coding sequence ATGCCTCAGGACGGGAAGAGTCCGACAATACCCAAAGAGATGGAAGGAGAGCTGGAATGGAGCATGGGGGATCCTTTCGACCAGTTGGAAAAGCTCCACGGTCTTCCTGACGAGGAGAAGGGCGAAAAGGCCCTGTTGCGCTCGCGCCTCAACGAACAGTCTCAGTTGATCTGTATCCTCAAGAAAAGAGCCGACGACCAACTCTTGCGCTGCAAGGCGCTGGAGCAGATCAACGCCGAGCTGGAACAGACCAAAACGTGCGACTCTTTGAGGTTGGAGAACCAGACGCGGCGTATTCAACACTTGGAGCAGCGCTTTATGGACTTGGCGGCCAACCACGAGGAAATGATTCGCTTCAAAGATGAACACAAACGTCAGAATAAGCAGCTCCGAGAAGAAAACGGCCGCCTGCGTCAAGAAAACGAAAGCCTCTTCAGCCAACCGTTGAAAGACAAAGAAGTAGAACTGGTCCGGCTTTCTTCGGAGTTCAAGAAACTTTCCACCGAAACGGAGGCCTTGAAGAAAGCGTATCAACAACGCTGTCGTTCTGCTGAAGAACGCGAGAAAGAACTTCTGGAAAGCCAGAGGGAACAAACCAGAGTCTACACCAAGGAGATCGCCTCcttgaaaaggcaactggacgcCCTTGAGAAGAAGCAGAAACCGACCCTGGACCAGCTGCAACAAACGGAGCGGCAGCTGCGGGAAACCGAAAGCACCCTGCAAGCCAAGGTAGAGGTCCTGGCGCAGGAGAAGGAGGACTTGTTGAATCTGGCAATGGAGAGAGGCAAGGTGCTTCAGGAAAAACAACGGGAGATCAGCGAGCTGGAGAAAAAGGCGGAGGATATGGAGAAGGCCAAGCAGGCCGCCGAGCTACGGTTCGAGACGGAAGCCGCCATGGTGGATAGCAACCTCCGAGTTCGAGACTTAAAGCGGCGTCTCGAAGGGACGGAACAAGCTTACTCCGAGCTGCGGATGCATTTCGAAGCTTACCGAAAACACAGCACCGAATTGCTGAACAAAGAGAAAGAGCTAAATACCAAATTACGCCATTTTATGGCGTAA